Below is a genomic region from Gammaproteobacteria bacterium.
CGTCGCCCTGTCGGCCTTCGTGCTGGGCACGCTCTACGGCATCGGCACGCTCTACATCCTGGTGCTCAATGGCGCCATGATCGGCGGCGTGCTCGCCTTCACCCACCAGCACGGACTCGGCCTGCGCCTGTTTCGCTTCATGCTCGCGCACGGCGTGGTCGAGCTGTCGGTGATCCTGATTGCCGCCGCCGCCGGCGTCTCCCTCGGCGCCGCCCTGGCACGGCCGGGCCTGCGCACGCGGGCCGAAGCGCTGCGCGAGGCCGTTGCCGACGCCGCGTGTCTGCTGGCCGTGGTGGTCCCGTTTCTGGGACTGGCCGGTCTGATCGAAGGGTTCATCTCACCGGTCGATCAATACGGATTCCTGATTCGCCTGCTTGTCGGCCTCGCCAGTGGAGCGCTGCTGTGGGGCGTGTTGACCGGGCGCGTGTGGCGGCGACCCTCGGTATAGCAAGACGTCGCGCCTGAGAACTCGACTCGCAGCGGGTCATGTTCCACGCATTGCTGAAAATGCAAGGAACAAGACCTGACCCTGAGTGCGTGACCCTGAGTGCGCAAAATGTCGGCTCTGACTCTTGCGCGACTTGCCTGTCGAATGGGCAGATCAGAATCTGCTCCGCCGGCATGGAACGGGCATTTCATATCATGTCATCGCAACTAGGCCACGTGGACACCTTGGACGACTCAAAAAAGCGCTCCTGTGGCTCACGCACCCGTTTGTATCGCACGGAGCAATTGGCCAGGCGGCGATCCCGTCATGCGAACGAAAGCTCTGCTCATATGGGACTGGTCGGTGTACCCGGTCGCTGCGGCGATGGTTGCCCAGGTCTCGTCGCTTGCACGCATTGCCTGATTCACGGCGGAGCGAAAGCGGCACACGGCACCGAACTGCTGCGGCGAAAGCCCGACGCGCGCCGTGAATGTGCGGCGGAAATGACGATCGCTTAAGCCCACGGATCGGGCCAGCTCAGCCACAGTCCCCTGATCGTCAAGCCGGGCCAGCCGGGAAACCGCCCAATCGATTTTGCGGTCTATGGTCGAGGGCTGCGAGCGGCTCATGCGTTGCAGGAGTGCGCCGTGCAACAAAGCCGTGGCGTCGGCGGGTGTGCGAGCGCTCATCAGCCGGTCGAGCAACACCGACGCTTCCGTACCCCACAGCTCGTCCAGGGCGACCTTGGTGTCAGTCATCGTGTCCATCGAGTTCCGAAAAAAACGCCCGGCGCCACCGCTTTTGAACTGCACCGAGGCCGACGCGCCGTCGAGCCTGGGCAGTGTTCTGAGTCGCGATTTAGGGCCAATCAGCGCCAGCATCGGCTCGCGCTGCCCACCGGTCCGAAACACCAGCGTTGCGCCTGCATCCGGAAGAACGAACCCGCAGCCTGCGGGCAGCGCGACATTGGGCCGGCGCCGCAGGTAGGGCGCAAGGGCATCGCCATTCGGGCTTGGAATCAGGGGGAAGGGCATGGCCGTTTCGTTCAATCCTGGCGCGTTCGGGTCAGCGTACAAACGACGCTCAACTTCTTCAAGCAGGCCCGAGCAGGGCGATCAGGACGACGCATGAAAGCGATTCGGATGGAACTACCCCGACTGGGTTATGGCTGCATGGGCTTGAGCGGTAGCTATGGGCCAGCGACACCCGAGGACGGATTGAAAGCGATTCGGCATGCCTTGGACCGCGGCGTCACCCTGTTCAGCACTGCGAGCTTTTACGGTGGCGGTGAGAATGAAAAATTGCTGGGCCGCGCGCTTGCGGGGCCTACCAGTGCGATGGTTGCCACCAAGTTCGGGGTCCGCAGCGACGCGCGCGGCCTGCCAACGGTCATCGACGGTCGCCCGGAATACGTGCGACAGGCCTGCGATGAGGCACTCGTCCGCCTGGGGCGAGACGTTATAGATCTCTTCATTCTTGCGCGCGTTGACCCGCGGGTTCCGATCGAGCAAAGCATCGATGCAATGGCCGGGCTGGTCAGTGCCGGCAAGGTTCGCGGCATCGGGCTGTCCGAGGCTTCGGCGGAAATGATCGTCCGGGCGCACGCGGTGCATCCGCTCAGCGTTGTCGAGACCGAATACTCGCTGCTGGATCGCCATGTCGAGATCAAAATCCTCCCGCAGCTGACGCGACTCGGGATTGCCTTGCTCGCCTACAGTCCCCTGGGGCGTGGATTCCTCAGCGCTGCGATGCCCAACGCCAGCGCCATGTCGCCACGCGATCTGCGGCAGCACGCGCCGCGCTTTCAAGGCTCGAACCTCGACGCCAATTTGAAGCTGCTGCCCAGCTTGTGTTCCCTGGCGCAGAACAAAGGCGCCACGCCGGCCCAGATCGCGCTGGCGTGGCTGCTGGCCAAGGGGGCAGGCGTGATCCCGCTACCCGGAAGCCGCAGTCCGTCGCGAATTGACGAGAACCTCGCGGCTCTACAACTCCGCCTGAACGACGCGGAGCTGGCAGAACTGGACGGCGCGTTTGTGGTCGGCAGCGTCGCGGGCGCGCGTTACCCTGAAGCGCTGATGGCCGCCATTGAAGCAGACTCACCGCTGCCCTAGTGCTCCCGCGCGGTGTGCCACCGCTCGGATCGTCGACGGATCAACTCGTGCACCCCAGACAGGTCATCGTCGCCGTGTCCGCCTGCGCTGCGTCGCTGCAGCAGAGCCAATAGCGGGTCGAGCAGGTCGGTCGCCACGCCCTGCTCACGCGTCGCCGTCAGTATGTTGTCGAGGGCGACCAACTGCATGTCGAGCTTGGAGATGACCTCATGCGTGTGCACGCCGCTGTCGATTCTGTCGGCAAGCCCAGGCAACACGCCCATCATCGCTGTCAGCCACGAGGCGAGGTACTGCGCCAGAAAGCGGGTGGCGCCGATCCCTGCCGATTCGACCATCGCGCTGGCGTGCAGGAAGCCGGAAAACAATCCGTACATGCCGCTCAGCAGCGCCAGATCGTGCAGCGAAGCAAGGCCGGCGTCCGCTCCGACATAGTGCGCGGCGCCAAGGCTTGCCAGCGTTTCAGCGTAAGCATCGAATGCGGACTGCTCTCCGCTGTACAGCAACACCGCGTGCTCGCCACCGATCATCGGCGGCGTCGCCATGATGCCGCCGTCCAGGTAGTGTGCACCGAGTCCACGCATTTGCTCGGCCAGCGCGCGCGCCTGTGCTGGCGTGCCGTTGGTGAGGTTCACCAGAGTGTGTCCGGGCAAGGCTGCGGATGCGGTGGCGAGGATCGACTCAACCGCCGCATAGTCCAGCACGCAGACCACCAACAGCTCGCCGGCCGTGATCGCGTCGCTGACGCTCGCCGTTTCGTTTGCGCCGCGCGCGACCAACGCGGACGCCTTTCCGCGTGTGCGGTTCCAGACCGTGACCGCATGGCCACGGGCCAGAAAGTGGCTGGCGAGCGCCTGGCCCATAGCGCCCAGGCCGAGAATCGAAATCGGAGTCATGGTGGCATTCTCCTAATGTGTGGTGAAGCGGGGTTCAGGTTGGTGGAGGTGAAAAGCGTTGACCCAGCCCGCCGTCCACCGCGAGTTTGACGCCCGTGGTGAAGGTCGCCTCGAAGGCCAGGAACAGCACCGCCTGCGACTTCCTGCGCGCTGCCGTGGCGGCCCATAGGGGTCAGCGTGTCGCCCAGCGCTTCGAACTCGGCGCGCTGTTCGGGCGAGAAGCCCGCGACCCCCATCGTCGGTGTGGCGATGAAGCCGGGGCTGACGGCGTTGACGCGGATACGGCGCGGCAACAGCTCGGCGGCGAAGGTCGACGTCATGGAGACCAGCGCCGCCTTGGTCGCGGCATACACCAGCATGCCGGGGACGCCGCCGGTGTCGGCGACCGAGGACGTGAATACAATCGCGCCGCCATCGGTGATCAGCGGGGCCAGCCGCTGCACGGAAAAGAAGGGGCCGCGGACGTTGATCGAAAATTGCCGATCGAACGAGTCTTCGTCGACCTCAGGGAAGGCTTGCAGTTCGGAGACACCAGCATTCACATGCAGAAAGTCGATGCCGTCTAGCGTTTCGCGAACCGCCTGCGTCAGCGTGTCGATGTCCGCAATATCCGCGATATCCGAACGCAGCGTATGTGCGTCGGGTCCGATTTGCTGTGCCAGTGCCGCAAGATCGCGCGGGTTGCGATCAGTGACGAGCGTGTGGGCGCCGCCGAGAATCAGGGCTTTTTGCCTGCATAAGGGTTCATGACTGTGGTCTCCGTTGCACTTGTTGGAGTGGCAATAGAATGCACATATGGATGCTTATCCAGTAGGCGGGCAGATATGAACTCAAAGTTCACAAATGTGGACGGTGGCAGGCCGTGTTGAACCTCAACGATCTGTCTCTAATTTATGTTCAGGTCGTGAACCACGGCGGATTTGCGGCGAGCCGGGCGCTGGGAACCCCCAAGTCGACCTTGAGCAAGCGCATCGCGGAGCTGGAAAAGCATCTGGGAGTGCGTCTGATTCAACGCAGCTCACGCAGCTTTGTGATGACGGAGCTGGGTCGCGACCTGCATCGCCATGCGGCGGCGATGCTGATCGAGGCCGAAGCGGCCGAACAGGTCGTCAACGGCCGGCTCGCGGAGCCCAGCGGCAGCGTGCGCATCACCGCCGCCGTGCCGGTCGCGCAATATCGCTTGGCGCCGCTGCTGCCACAGCTGGCGCTGGCCTACCCGAAGATCCGCATCGAACTTTATGCGGTGGACCGCTTTGTTGACATCGTGCAGGAGGGCTTCGATATCGCGTTGCGCAGTCACTACGCGCCGCTGCCGGATTCCTCGCTGGTGCAACGCCGCCTCGGCTTTGAACCGAACTGGCTGGTCGCGTCGGCGGCTTATGGGCAGCGCGTCGGCGCAGCCGCCACGCCGG
It encodes:
- a CDS encoding AraC family transcriptional regulator; the encoded protein is MPFPLIPSPNGDALAPYLRRRPNVALPAGCGFVLPDAGATLVFRTGGQREPMLALIGPKSRLRTLPRLDGASASVQFKSGGAGRFFRNSMDTMTDTKVALDELWGTEASVLLDRLMSARTPADATALLHGALLQRMSRSQPSTIDRKIDWAVSRLARLDDQGTVAELARSVGLSDRHFRRTFTARVGLSPQQFGAVCRFRSAVNQAMRASDETWATIAAATGYTDQSHMSRAFVRMTGSPPGQLLRAIQTGA
- a CDS encoding aldo/keto reductase, translating into MKAIRMELPRLGYGCMGLSGSYGPATPEDGLKAIRHALDRGVTLFSTASFYGGGENEKLLGRALAGPTSAMVATKFGVRSDARGLPTVIDGRPEYVRQACDEALVRLGRDVIDLFILARVDPRVPIEQSIDAMAGLVSAGKVRGIGLSEASAEMIVRAHAVHPLSVVETEYSLLDRHVEIKILPQLTRLGIALLAYSPLGRGFLSAAMPNASAMSPRDLRQHAPRFQGSNLDANLKLLPSLCSLAQNKGATPAQIALAWLLAKGAGVIPLPGSRSPSRIDENLAALQLRLNDAELAELDGAFVVGSVAGARYPEALMAAIEADSPLP
- a CDS encoding NAD(P)-binding domain-containing protein; this translates as MTPISILGLGAMGQALASHFLARGHAVTVWNRTRGKASALVARGANETASVSDAITAGELLVVCVLDYAAVESILATASAALPGHTLVNLTNGTPAQARALAEQMRGLGAHYLDGGIMATPPMIGGEHAVLLYSGEQSAFDAYAETLASLGAAHYVGADAGLASLHDLALLSGMYGLFSGFLHASAMVESAGIGATRFLAQYLASWLTAMMGVLPGLADRIDSGVHTHEVISKLDMQLVALDNILTATREQGVATDLLDPLLALLQRRSAGGHGDDDLSGVHELIRRRSERWHTAREH
- a CDS encoding LysR family transcriptional regulator, translating into MLNLNDLSLIYVQVVNHGGFAASRALGTPKSTLSKRIAELEKHLGVRLIQRSSRSFVMTELGRDLHRHAAAMLIEAEAAEQVVNGRLAEPSGSVRITAAVPVAQYRLAPLLPQLALAYPKIRIELYAVDRFVDIVQEGFDIALRSHYAPLPDSSLVQRRLGFEPNWLVASAAYGQRVGAAATPEDLSRLDGLMVARDADLWSLRDEHGALSEVAPRPRYIANETVALLEAARAGLGIACCPQSFCAALIDNGELVRVLPQWTAGGVTTTLLMP